In one window of Nakamurella sp. PAMC28650 DNA:
- a CDS encoding cytochrome c oxidase assembly protein — protein sequence MGVVHTFAAPTAAPGGLSVLTEWRPDYVMIVVTALVAFGYLRTRRTAATRGIEWARRRDVVFWIGILATVWTTNGFPEARSYQLMWVWMAQELLLLLVVPIILMSAQPVSLVTAVHGPDNPIACALRTRTLRFLGSPLVSPVLVPVLCMLLIFGGLGAFAVSSVPAGGLVHLILLAAGVLVALPLVNTDDQRSSLAVGLSLAVGFVELILDAFPGIALRFQTHMTLVHFATDRPAFSPVPIDDQHIAGGMLWVVAEILDLPFLILAAGRWIKADARDAAKIDAELDARQHWAADGEPVSEPSVDRPWWLDDPGLQDRFGGQKPPFRPAE from the coding sequence ATGGGAGTCGTGCACACCTTCGCCGCCCCGACGGCTGCGCCCGGCGGGCTGAGCGTCCTGACCGAGTGGCGACCGGACTACGTCATGATCGTCGTCACCGCGCTCGTCGCCTTCGGCTACCTCCGCACCCGTCGCACCGCAGCAACCCGCGGCATCGAGTGGGCCCGTCGCCGGGACGTGGTGTTCTGGATCGGGATCCTCGCCACGGTGTGGACGACCAACGGCTTCCCGGAGGCGCGCAGCTACCAGTTGATGTGGGTCTGGATGGCGCAGGAGCTGCTGCTGCTGCTGGTCGTGCCGATCATCCTCATGTCGGCCCAACCGGTGTCCCTGGTCACCGCGGTCCACGGCCCTGACAATCCGATCGCCTGTGCGCTGCGGACCAGGACGCTCCGATTCCTGGGGAGTCCCCTGGTCAGCCCGGTGCTGGTGCCGGTGCTCTGCATGCTGCTGATCTTCGGTGGCCTCGGCGCCTTCGCGGTCAGTTCGGTCCCGGCCGGCGGGCTGGTGCACCTGATCCTGCTCGCCGCCGGCGTGCTGGTCGCGCTTCCGCTGGTCAATACCGACGACCAGCGGAGTTCGCTCGCGGTCGGGCTGTCGCTCGCCGTCGGGTTCGTCGAACTGATCCTGGACGCCTTCCCCGGGATCGCACTGAGGTTCCAGACCCACATGACGCTGGTCCACTTCGCCACCGACCGTCCGGCGTTCTCGCCCGTTCCGATCGACGACCAGCACATCGCCGGCGGGATGCTGTGGGTCGTCGCGGAGATCCTCGACCTACCGTTCCTGATCCTGGCGGCCGGCCGCTGGATCAAGGCGGACGCGAGGGACGCGGCCAAGATCGATGCCGAACTCGACGCCCGTCAGCACTGGGCGGCCGACGGGGAGCCGGTGTCCGAACCCTCGGTCGACCGCCCGTGGTGGCTCGACGACCCAGGCCTGCAGGATCGCTTCGGAGGCCAGAAACCCCCGTTCCGTCCTGCAGAGTGA